The genomic stretch AATGATTCATAATATCTATCAGCTGCTGTTACGATTTTGATCTCAAGTGATCAGAGAGGCCTTTTGTAGCCTTTTTACTCTTCCTTTCTTAAGTTGATTTTTGTAAATGTGTTCTCTCTTTGTCCAGCTTGTTAATAAAAATTTTGTACCAGAATATGTATAGCCTTGGAACTTCAATTtgaatataaatttcaaaatggaATCAAGGTATAAATttattctatataaatattttatgatgatatatttttgaaattatttttgaaggGAGCAATATGCAGAGGGGAAGATGCGAGGGGCTGCCCCTGGAAAGAAGACTGCTGGGCTACAACAGAAAAATGTTGAAGTGTAAGAagctctttgttttaattttacacACTGTGAAATTCAAGCTTGATACACTTAGAATTTATTGAAAGTGGAAACTGGAACATTATTGTGATTTGAAAAATGCCAATGAGAACCTCATTGGCGTTGGGTTATTGAAACTATATATTGATTAcatattgattccttaattttccttagaaattttttttttaagtgtacagttggGTGGCATTAAATACATACACAACCCCTCCTTTgtttaatctttacttttttgGCCATACTGGGTGGCAAAACTCCTGCCTTGTGCAgttgaagtgcagagtcttaacaagtgaaccaccagggaattcccttacaGTCATTCAAGTTAGAACAGACGTGTGCCtataatgtgtttttcttttacaagCATTAGCATTGGATTCTCAAGACACAAGTTTTGAGATTTGAGGGTTAGATTTGCTTTTTCAGTATCTTTTTCCTTGAGATTAGATTCTATTGCTTTTAGACCTTAACTAGTGTGACTTTACTACCTAAAGATTAAAGACAGTATTGAAGATAACTATGCATTTTGAAATGTTTgcagttttattttgggggggtaaGAAGATAATTAGGCAAGGATTAATGGATTTGGTAAGATAATTGATTTGGTTAAGATAATTGATTGATTTGGCAAGGATTACTATTTGAGATTAATTCATAGCTTTATTTGTTAATAAGTAGTAACATATTTCCATGATGTTGATCTTTGGAAAACTTAGAGTAAACACAGGTagttaacatttataaatattaaaactagAAAAGCAAACACATTCAGGTGTAATGTGATGGTCCCTCTAGGCATAATCTATAATCATGGCtttataaacttttttctttgtgttccaGAAATAATTAGATATTATGTCAGGATTAGTAATTCACTGTCAGTGCTTACATAAATAGCCATGAGATAAATTACTGTTAGACATAATAGTCTAGACACAGGCTTTGTTCTGTGGATGAGCAGAGTGTTTAGTGTTGTAAAGAAAGCAATGTAGTTTCgagaagaaataaagtgaaacagTTTGACCAGTGAGAGTGGAATAATGCATTGGTGTGAAACATAATAAGTCTAACGTCAAATTATGCTGGTCTAAAGTAattggggaaaatattttaatctttggagtttttttgtgtttgttgaaCTAATAGTCTTATGAAGCAggttctttttaatataatttacatGCTATAAACTTACTAATAGacataaataataaaactctGGGAGAAGATCTTAtgatgtggttttgatttttctgCTGTCTAGAGGGAGATGTGGATTGAGCCAGCTATCAGTAAAAAAGTCCTTGAGTCTTGAGTAGTAAATAAGAATATGCAAGAAATAAGATCAGGCAAAGATAGCTGCCTGATCTTACCATTAAGGCAGTATTTCTCTATGGACTCAATCTGGTAGAAGGGAATTTAAACCAGAGACAATAGTGATAattagctttttccttttttcccttcaggaagacaaaaaagaacaaacagaagaGTAAGTATATTAACTGTCTGAATTAATTAATCTGCCTTTGTAACATTTGCATTTTGAATTCATTGTTAAATTTTAAGTCACGAAGTTTTAGAGTAAGCATATGTTGATGGTCTCATGAGTCACAGCAGTGTTACAGAGTTAGGTACATAGCTGTAGAGAACTGACATTCATTCTACTGTGGAAAAACATAAGCATTTAttctatttgtgttttttaatgacTGACCCTGAGATAAAAAATAGATGGTAATATTAAATATTGCTTTGTACTAGATGAGCTGTTCATAAGAGGTATATTTTTGGTAGGAATCTGATTCTTCAATGTAGATTTAAGTAACATCTGTGTAATGGAAGGGTCAAGGAGTAAAGAGTTACTCATTAAGCCAACAATTTCCCTTCCGTACCCCCAAAATTTTACAGCACCTGGAAATGGAGATGGTGGCAGCACTAGTGAGACACCTCAGCCTCCTCGCAAGAAAAGGGCTCGAGTAGACCCTACTGTTGAAAATGTGAGTCTTTCCTTACGTTTATGTTAATAATTGCATGTTAGAATTTTTAGTCTGTCCTGTTACAATACGGATAAAATAGTCATGGAACTTTGACTCAGAAgcattgctttcagttcagtcgctcagtcgtgtccgactctttgcaaccccataaatcgcagcacgccaggcctccgtgtccatcaccagctcctggagttcactcagactcacgtccatcgagtccgtgatgccatccagccatctcatcctctgttgtccccttctcctcctgcccccaatccctcccagcatcagagtcttttccaatgagtcagctcttcgcatgaggtggccgaagtactggagtttcagctttagcatcattccttccaaagaacacccagggctgatctccttcagaatggactggttggatctccttgcaatccaagggactctcaagagtcttctccaacactacagttcaaaagcatcaattcttcggcgcacagccttcttcacagtccaactctcacatccatacatgaccacaggaaaaaccatagccttgactagatggaccttagtcggcaaagtaatgtctctgcttttgaatatactatctaggttggtcataactttccttccagggagtaagtgtcttttaatttcatggctgcaatcaccatctgcagtgattttggagccccccaaaacaaagtctgacattgtttccactgtttccccatctatttcccatgaagtgatgggaccagatgccatgatcttcattttctcaatgttgagctttaagccaactttttcactgtcctctttcactttcatcaagaggctttttagttcctcttcactttctgccataagggtggtgtcatctgcatatctgaggttattgatatttctcccggcaatcttgattccagcttgtgcttcttcgagtccattgtttttcatgatgtactcttcatataagtgaaataggcagggttacaatatacggccttgacatactccttttcctatttggaaccagtctgttgttcaatgtccagttctaactgttgcttcctgacctgcatacagatttcttttaattactgaagtgaaaatattattttttagataaagGATATATTTGTATACATCTTTATTTCATGTGTTGCACTAGGTGTATTCTTTCCAGGTTTTATCCCTAACTCATCATATGTTTGTTTTAAGCCCTGTGTTCTTGTATAAGACTAAATAGTTCTTTGGTATTAAGATTGAATTGACTTAACTAGGTCACATTAAATTGATTTACTGATTTAATAAACCCACAGAAAAATGCTGAGAAAGCATATCAGttacacgtgtatgtgtgtgggtataATAGTTTAGGATTTTTACATAAGTGAATTAAATGCCTAATTTACTATATTTATAATCTCGTTATGAATttgaaaagaagttttaaaagtaTAACTGACCGTTTACATTTCTGAAGCTGAGGTTAAAACACCGGTATGTTCTAAAAATTAGACATTTTTAGGCAGTTACTGACAAATTAGAAGATATATTTAATCTTATAAAGATGTAACTTTAAGAGGGTCGTGTTTGGGCTTCATTGAAGATGTGGCTATTCGAAATGAATAAGTTTTGAAAATACCGAGTTAAAATACATCAAGTTGGAGAGGTCATTTATAGAAGAAgggaaattttgctttaaaaaaaaaacccttcacatGAAAAAGCATCAAGTAGACTATCAAGATTCTTTTCTCCCAGGAGTTAGCTGTATGATCTTAATTCATTTTACTGTTTCCAAGTGACAGTTCCAGCTGTCCGTTTGAGTAAAGAATTTATTCCAAGTGCCTCTAAAGGTTCAGAAAAGCTTTTAGAAAACTCTTAGAGCGGCTCTTCAGCTAGAAAGAACGGTGTTTAGTACTATTCCTTTTTGTTTAGGAAGAAACATTTATGAGCAGAGTTGAAGTTAAAGTCAAGATTCCTGAAGAACTGAAGCCATGGCTTGTTGATGACTGGGACTTAATTACCCGGCAAAAACAGGTAACTTGGTGTTAGATAGATTGTAATCTATATGATAATGGTCTTGCTAgtgtaaaattttttttctaaaggaaaagGCTGTAGACTTGGACATCGAAGGTATGACTGATGGGAATTTTAATTCAGGGACTAGGCTGAGCACTTTGATTATCAGAAAGGACTGGGAGAGGAATAAGCAAGGTATGTGTACAAAAGACTATGCGTTTACAGTTACTTTTACAGAGGTTTAGATAACTGTTGGCAGTGGCTAGGACATGAATACATCattctgaaaatggattaaaaaaagaaccaTATTATTTCTTGTTTAATATCACTGAAAGTGGGACATCGTCACATATAGTGCTGCGTGGAAATAGGAAGCACACAACTGCTTCTGCAGGTATTTGTGATTTCCAAAAGAACCTGAATCTGATCAAGCTCCTAGGTTTTAATTACAAGTGTACAGGAAAGAGGGACGTTGTGAGGTATGTATGTAACATCACAACGGTACAGCCACCAAAGTccagagtgaggcactctgtagGACAGAAGACTCAGTTTCTTAAAATAGCACAACCAGGGGTAGGGGAGAAATGAGGACTGTGTGGGATAGGCATCAGTCATAGGCTGTGCAATATGTGGACTTTTGAGTCTTGATCTGACTCTGAAGCTAAAGGTTTAGCTCTGTTCTCCCACTTGGCAGCTTTTTGTGTTTTAGTTTTGATGTTTAATGTAACACTGGGACCCAACCTTGATGTGAAGATAAAGAGTGTGTTAAGCTAAGTGTTACAGGCAGAATGATACATGGTGACTTGATAACACGTCAGAGGTGAATTTATGTGCAGGTGTACTCCACATATAGTGAGAGTATCTGTCCAGTGTGGCAGCCACTAGCTACGTTTGGCTgttgaattaaattaaatttttagttCCTCAGCCACATGATCCATGTTTTAAGTGCTGAACAGtgtccttttctttttggtaatACTATTAGGTGATCTTTCATTGCATTAAAACTTTGCCAGTgtactttttctttgaaaaagaatgtTAGTATtcaagtgtttttttgttttcaaagctCTTCTATCTTCCTGCCAAGAAGAATGTGGATTCCATTCTAGAGGATTATGCAAATTACAAGAAATCTCGAGGAAACACAGATAATAAGTAAGAAAATACACACATCTTTGAAGTATACCAAAGAcacttaaaacattatttctgaatAAATTATCTGAAACATGTACTTTAAAACAATACCATCAGAAACTAGCAAAATAGAATTTCATTGCTTAGACATAAGGTTTAGCTGGTAGACATTTATTAAAGGGCCAAGTCAGTAAATGTTCCAGGTGACATTGAAGAAGCTAATCTATGTAACTGTGTGTATAACCATTTAAAACACAACTGTTTGAAAATGTGAAAACTAAAATCCATCCCTAACCTGTGTGTTGTAGTGTGCTCACCAgtggtttgttttttcaaattgaTTTCTCACCTCTTATTAAATCTCTGTTTAGCAGAGGTTCATTGTCATTGGTTTAGCATTTAATTTCTTACCCTCATGTTTGTTGACTGAATGTTCATCTCTCAATTCATTCAGTGACCTGCTCTGAAGGTATATACTTTTGTTCCCTTGTCAGGGAGTATGCAGTCAATGAGGTTGTGGCCGGGATAAAGGAGTACTTCAATGTGATGCTGGGCACTCAACTGCTCTACAAATTTGAGAGGCCGCAGTACGCTGAGATCCTTGCGGACCACCCTGATGCACCCATGTCCCAGGTGTACGGGGCGCCACATCTCCTGAGACTGTTTGGTAATGATCCCTTTTAgaaaaaagttttactttttcgCCTGGAGCCTTtgatatttttgtctttcctgATTTATATTAAGGGGTAACATAAAATAACATTCTAAAAGACTGTTTAATTCCAATTTGAACttctgtttcatatatattaaaatctAAAGTCAGTTTGTAAAATCATATGTCTTAAGGAAATTAGTGATGGTTGCATTTGCTCACATAATTAAAGTATATGCTCATAATGCTACCTTGGGTGTAACtttgacttcattctttttaaatagtaCGAATTGGAGCAATGTTGGCGTATACACCTCTGGATGAGAAGAGTCTTGCTTTATTACTGAATTATCTTCACGATTTCCTAAAGTAAGTCTAAAAATTAATGCTTGAAGTTAAAAACATGAATTTATTTTAGTATACTGCAAATTACTCTCGATAGATTGGCACTGTAGATactataatagaaataaagtaaaacaatataTGTTTAGCATAGTTAAAATGTCTCTTGTTATTTTGGGGATGAACTAGGGATGGCTTATATTTTTGGGAAAATGGAAAGTGCAATCctgatttttacagttttctgGAGGGCACTTTGGTAATatatatcaacattttaaatgacCAGCAGTTAGGCTTCTGGGAACCTGTCCTATAGAAATACTTTATATGCACAAAGATCTCCAAGCATGTTTATTAAATTGCTATTCATGGATAAAGGTAGGTTTACATATACTGATCAAGAAAGATGTCCAAGGtatgtcaattttaaaaaattagattgcAATAGAGTTTGGTATGATCCTCTTTTTTGTAGAGAAGCATTTTCAGTCTTTGGAAAAGAtttggaaaaataagtattattctTAACAGTGAGTTATTTCTTGGACATAGTATTGGGAGAAGTaaagttttttaattttcctaaaatGGCGCCATGTAttgtataataattttaaaatcagtgtgAACTTGGAAATTACCTAGCTTTTATAGTCTTTACCAGTGATGAATATTCTCTCCCCACAATTTCTTTATGAAAAGAAATTGACATTTCTTGACATTTTGGGGCCCACTTGACATTTTAGGGCCCTTTGATTTTTATGGTGTTACTTTCTAGTTGAGATTTACTTGTCAACTTCTGAATCTAATATTATGGATTTCAAAGAGCTAAAGAAGACACCCTAGCTGTTAACTCTTTCAGGGTAATGACACCTGTTAAGGGGTTAACAGGGTAATGACACCTGTTAAGGGTGGTCCCAAGCACTCAGGTTGGTATTCTAGTGACTCCTGTTTTTTGCTTCTTTGAAATAAGGGGAGTAATTCTAGACTTCGATCTTTTTTATGCATTGTTGTCTGGTATGTAACCCTATTTATCTGAGTTGTAATTAAATGGTTGTGATATGTATTTTAAAGTGCTTTGTGTGGCTTCTGTATGTAATTGATAAGATCAAAATAAGATCAAAATACAATTCTTTTTCATACTTGTAAtgaataacatttcatttttagATACCTGGCAAAGAACTCTGCAACTTTGTTTAGTGCCAGTGATTATGAAGTGGCTCCCCCTGAGTACCATCGGAAAGCTGTGTGAGGCGCGTGCACCCACCCATGTTTGATCTCTGTAAACACCTTTTTGTTTCTTAGTCCTTCTCTTGTACAATGTACTTTGGAAATGTTCGTGTATAACAAaattgatgtttgttttctgtttgattttaaacagagaaaataaaaggagttacagctccttttttctttcctttttttcatttcaaagttgCTACCAGTGTATTCAGTGATGGACAACAGAGAGACATACTGTAGAGCGTTTTATTGCTTAGTTGACAAAGCTGCTTTTGAACGCTGGTGGTTTCTATTCCTTTGACACTACGCACTTTTGTAATATGTGTTAATGCTATATGACAGAATGCTCTGATTACTAGTGCCAAAGGTTCAATTCAGTGTATATAACTGAACACTCATACATTTGTGCTCCCCCTTTTTTTTATGGTGCTTAAAGTAAAGATCCCATCCTTTGCGAgtcatccatccatgttgttcctTAGGCATTTTATCTTTGCTCAGATTGTTGAAGAACGGTGGCTTGTTTCATGGTTTTTGTATTTGTGTCTAATGCACGTTTTAACATGATAGACGCAATGCATTGTGTAGCTACAGTTTTCTGGAAAAGTTAATCTTTTAGAAATTGTTTTTCAgatcttcaataaattttttctttaaatttcaaggAGCAGTGTACTTGTGTGGATGCATTACAGAACctttgtgtattgtgtgtgtctTCTCATGTTCAGACAGTGATTTTTCTTTGAGGTGAGTGATTCTTGTTTTCTGTGGGATGAGAAGTTTGGCTTCCTGATCTGTCTTCAGTATCTACCTTCATCTGCCAGAGCAGCTTTGGTTGTCTGCTCTCTTGAGTTCTGGCTGAAAAGTTAGAAGTTTGTATGactatttttctacttttcatagaATGTAAATTTTGAGCATTGAGGGAGTTTTAGCTGtttgacagctgctgctgctgctgttgctaagtcgcttcagtcgtgtctgactctgcgaccccagagacggcagcccaccaggctcccctgtccctgggattctccaggcaggaacactggagtgggttgccattttcttctccaatgcatgaaagtgaaaagtgaaagtgaagtcgctcagttgtgtccgactcttagcgacctcatggactgcagcctacaggctcctccgtccatgggattttccaggcaagagtactggagttggttgccattgccttctctgtgtgacTGCTAGCCTTTTGCTAATTGTTTGAGGTGTTTACTAACATTATTCAGTGCCTAAAATTTGAGCTCCTTCCCCCAACTTAAATACAGACCTCCTTGAGAGGGTTTGACTTGTGTTTCCTTGACCTCCCTCACCTTTGTTCTGTGGAAGTTCTTGAAATTAAAGTCGTCTCATCTCTGCTTCTAGGAGCATCCCatgatttcctttctgtttccctGTACAGTCCTTCCTGCCTTAGTGCCCAGGTATTCCTGGGAATGGTTACAAACCATAGAATCTACTGGCCAGAAGCTGGGCTCATGCAGAGAGCTAAGCGcagagctgtttttatttttccccagctGTGTGAACGTCACTCACTGTTTGAGGCTCAGTCTGTTTTTGTCTGAGAGATGAGGTTAAAACAACATACCAGACGGTGGTTATGTACTGTTGACAGGTGAGTTGTCATTGTGATGAAGGAGAATGCTGCACTTAGTTGATcactcatgtttgactctgtgacctcatggactgtagcctgccaaacttctctgtccatggattctccagacaagaacactggaaaggGCTGCCATGCTCTGCTCGATGAAGAATAGCTCTCATTTTACCCTGGTTGTCCTGGGACAGAATCAGTCAGCTCTGGGATCTTTTTCCCTCTTTGTGGCTTGGCAAAGAGATGGCTCAGCAGATGTGACTTTGCTCAAAGGAAGAACAGGCTGAGACTGGAGGCTGAATTGCAGAGGTTCCCCCACTGCTGACAAGGCCACCTCGTCAGCCTGGAAGCACCACTGTCAACACAGACGCCTCGAGGTTCCCAGCGCCACCCCATCTACATGGACCCTCTCGGTGCTCATCCTCAGTGTCCCCTAGTGAGTCAGGAAACCTTAGAAGGTTGGCACCTTTGCTGGTTCGAGGTTTTCCTGTCACCTAAGCAGATTAgaggtgtgtgtgggtgtctAGAATGCCTCTGCTTGTGAGCTTTCAACAGTCACTTGCACAGTAACCTcatgctttcttttcctcatcgGAGACTTCATTGTCCAGGGGAGCGGTGAGATTCTCTGCCAGCAGGCTCAGCATGGGGTTCACAGATCTGTCTTCAAAGTTTTCGCAACTTCTGCAAATTCAATCCCACAAGAAAGTTGCCAGAGTAGTAGATGAGTACTTCTTGTGTGCTCTCCACTTCTCAGATTAACCTCTTGTCTTTGTCACATTTTTGTGCACACATGCACTCTCCACAGAAAATCACTTTATTTCTCTGAATgatttgaaagtaaaaataattgcatttttaaGTCTCAGTG from Ovis canadensis isolate MfBH-ARS-UI-01 breed Bighorn chromosome 18, ARS-UI_OviCan_v2, whole genome shotgun sequence encodes the following:
- the MORF4L1 gene encoding mortality factor 4-like protein 1 isoform X1: MAPKQDPKPKFQEGERVLCFHGPLLYEAKCVKVAIKDKQVKYFIHYSGWNKKSAVRPRRSEKTLKTREDIVALFPVPEGAPSVHHHPFLTSSWDEWVPESRVLKYVDTNLQKQRELQKANQEQYAEGKMRGAAPGKKTAGLQQKNVEVKTKKNKQKTPGNGDGGSTSETPQPPRKKRARVDPTVENEETFMSRVEVKVKIPEELKPWLVDDWDLITRQKQLFYLPAKKNVDSILEDYANYKKSRGNTDNKEYAVNEVVAGIKEYFNVMLGTQLLYKFERPQYAEILADHPDAPMSQVYGAPHLLRLFVRIGAMLAYTPLDEKSLALLLNYLHDFLKYLAKNSATLFSASDYEVAPPEYHRKAV
- the MORF4L1 gene encoding mortality factor 4-like protein 1 isoform X2, translating into MAPKQDPKPKFQEGERVLCFHGPLLYEAKCVKVAIKDKQVKYFIHYSGWNKNWDEWVPESRVLKYVDTNLQKQRELQKANQEQYAEGKMRGAAPGKKTAGLQQKNVEVKTKKNKQKTPGNGDGGSTSETPQPPRKKRARVDPTVENEETFMSRVEVKVKIPEELKPWLVDDWDLITRQKQLFYLPAKKNVDSILEDYANYKKSRGNTDNKEYAVNEVVAGIKEYFNVMLGTQLLYKFERPQYAEILADHPDAPMSQVYGAPHLLRLFVRIGAMLAYTPLDEKSLALLLNYLHDFLKYLAKNSATLFSASDYEVAPPEYHRKAV